tatgccattcacacgttcattgttatgattagcggacaagtgggatcgaataaccgttaacgagtgtttgtaacaacaaagccaattagtcttattgcaagcaaatcaaactagtcacttttgtttatgttcttgggtatgtgttctagttggtatgatttttattaaaaatgctgtcaataccgttttaaaactgtttgtgttatacgaaagaggttccagtttgttaagtgtttttttccaaataaaatgcttttttattctgatatcaacattaaaattataaactctatgtgtgtgtttgttcttaaaaagtaaactaccggtatataaatcaataatgtcaataatttaaaaaataaataaattgatacatatacaatagtaataagtgtggttaaacgcaaacaatcaaacaacaaacagcaattaaagttttctttattaatttgtgataaatacacatgttgatcacacatcgtcatcttttcatttgatttattgtcttttatcggcattcgctgcgtgatggctaatatgcaacaaccctgaaaaacacaatgcacctaatgggtaataaagttataaacaataagcgctaattcattaccaatCTACATAAAttaagtcaacgcattcgatacagctgtactgcacacgcgttttaaagaagtgtcacgtgtcagttaagtaccttgtgtaatctacatccctttgtgtcaaaaccggattaatcttgattacaaaacagcagtgaatgtgtgcatggattatgttggaatttaaagcctcatgtctacggtaaagttttaaaatattgttcaacttggtgtttgtttttgttcaaacataaagcatgattgttcgttaggatcttaaattcgccgatcggtcgactgacgaaatttataaaaattaatgcctgacgattaataatggtttcacagtatatgtaATCTGCAAAAAAAGTTTTGacatattaatttaacaaataaaagcttAGTAGTTCTTCTTGAAAGCTATGAGCTTTTGTGagtacatacatacatctcaAAGGTCAGTAGCTAGGCGTTAGATTATTGTAACAAGCAAGCTGACATGTTGaccattataattaatttttaaggTTCAACATAGCCTATAATAGACCAGGTGTCAATGCCAAAAAGCCTTCACCTTGGCTCCCAGTTTGATCAGCAGGGCTGTCATTGCTTCCTCTTTCTGATCTCCCTGGAAACCTGCTATGCCGTATTTTCGCACCTCAAACCTTGCCTGCTTCATATCAAACTCGTCCGATTCAAGAGTGAACTTGGTCCGAGGTCTCACTACGTCTTCTTTTTTAgcctttaataaataaaacccaGTTAACAACTGTTTTATTATTTCTCATACCATAACTGTTTTCAACTTATTGGCAAATAGCCTGTCAGAAGATAAACTAGCCtttttaaaaggggccttttcacgtttccataaattgtaaaaaaaaagaaaaacaagatgtttttgtgaaacacaatgtccccctatatgacgtttgaccttgaaagatgaccttgacctttcaccacccaaaatgagcagctccatgagatacccatgcatgccaaatttcaagttgctatcttcaatattgcaaaagtattcataaaataagcgatttgggccacatatatttgacctctgaccttgaagtatgaccttgacctttcactactcaaaatgtgcagttccataagttgcacatgcatgccaaatatcaagttgctatcttcaatattgcaaagtattcataaaataagcgatttgggccacatatatttgacctctgaccttgcaggatgaccttgaccttgacttttcaccactcaaaatgtgcagctccatgagatacacatgcatgccaaatatcaagttgctatattcaatattgcaaaagtattcataaaatgagcgattttggccacatatatttgacctcttaccttgaaggatgaccttgacctttcaccactcaaaatgtgcagctccatgagatacacatgcatgccaaatatcaagttgctatattcaataaagcaaaagttgttgcaaaatgttaaagttggcgcaaaccaaccaacagaccaaccaacagaccaacagtcagggcaaaaacaatatgtcccccactactatagtgggggacataaaaaagataATGAATCACAAacttttagttatgatatttgtgaggaaacactaataataaacatttaccatgctctaaaatatccattatatgcatattttggcgatttaaaaacttgacaattataaagcatttcaacgcaaaatgattgaataatttggagagttctgttgttgcgttatattttgtgatactaagaggattgcctatttaaagtatgaaatacatcaATAATTGCATGAGCAAGGATGGCAGGGTGGTATAAGCGATAGACgtgtactccaggggtcagtggttcgagcctagttgagggttgcttttttttctttattgtattcttgttttttaatggagcttttaagatgcaatgattacatttatcaatataaagcatttaatgacaaacttcattacgcgccaaaatctgtgaaaagacccatTAAAGACAAATTTATTACTGTAAATTCATTCATATTCGTGGGACTTTTGTTGATTTGGTGGGTTGACTGATccacacttaaaaaaaatgtaatcagAAAATTATAGACGCAAATTCTTCTTCTGGTTGCAATTTCATTCGAGTCAAAACGTTTTAAAATCCTAAACAAATACAGGCATTATCTTTTGCTAAATAAtgctgaaaaaaacaaacacctcTGTATTGTGATATATGGCTCTGGTGGCTTGCCATTTTTTGGCTCCACCTTTCCAGTGATTAGTCATAACACAAAACACAGGACTCAAACACACTTTTTGAAAAATTGTCTACCCTGGTATCCTCTAGTTACTAAAATGCAAATACCGGTAAGCATGAGCTGTTATTCAGgtgtatttttaataattatgtttgcagACACCCCCAGTTTTGCAAACTAAAATAGCTACCTCTCGTTCCTTCCTCTCTTTCCTTTTGTGTGATTGGAACACTACAACTTCTGGTCCAGCTATTGTGGCATTCTGTTTCTCTTCTTCAACTGTTTTCCTATGCAACTCTTTTTTGAAACTCACTAAACCAAGTTCCTCAGCCATTTGTCGAGCCTGATTCTTTAACCTTACAGATTTACTGACTTTTTTCTCAGGCAGTTCTTTGACATTttcctcttcatcatcatcatcatcattatcaacatcatcaaaGTCATCCATATCAATGTCTGTGTCATCTTCACACATTTCAACATCAggtttttcaatttttttcatttctttcgTTTTCTTCTTTTTCCTCCTTTTCTTCTTTGAAATACTTTCATGAGTACTATTGGCGCTGGAGACAAGGGTTTGACTACTGTTAGACTTGAGTGTGTCCAATACAGAGCTTTTAGCACGTTTATcaagttttctttttttagtGTTTGATGATCCACCCACTAATGAATCTCCTGAAATGTTTTGCAATCATAAAGTTTtcttttatacaataaataatcaTTGCAACATAAGGTACTCGAAGATGCTGATAAACACTTTTATTTACTATATGTGTACACAAATTGAATGGTAAATTTAACCTACTGACATCAATatcaatatgtacatgtacttaaatgaTGCTCAAAAACTGAATTATCAATTCGTGTACTTTACTAAAGCTGTGAAATATCCATCAGCATATTTTAGTCATTGTCAAATAAAATACTTGTTGTTAACAAAATCACATTTTCAGTAAACTTTAATGACTTCTTAACAGGAATTCCTACTtgaaaatttaatatatatatttttttcctatTTGTTTGATCCTATTAAAAGTCCTGCTATCATATGATGGGTTACTGCTGCTTAAtttattggtcattgtcagctcaaATAGTTACTAAAAACTCTGGGTACGCTTAGTATACTACAAATAACTGGGAGTACAAAAATATACTCAAAAGTACCCTGGAGAATGGCTGGGTGCCTTTAAGTGTATATTCTGTACCTAGGGTAATTTGTAGTATACTTTATAGCACCGCGGGTTATTTTAAAGTAGTAATTAACTGAGCCGAAAACAATGAATACGGTCTTTGTGATTGGTCATTGTCCGTGCAGGTACAACAGAGACCCTGGTTTAaggaaaatattattaaagaaacCTGGCCGGTGGCTAATCAGTTAATTTTCGTTCCCCTCCATACTTACCAGTACCTGGCTACTTAATAAGTAGTATgtgagccaacaatgaccaataaTTATTGAGCTTCACTGATGCAACTGGTAGAAGATAACAGTGATCAATATACCGGTACTATAGACACATGACAATTTACCATAGGCTTCCAGCCTTTTGAGAATATGTTCCATAGTACTGGGGTCCAGAGCCTGATCATCCTCCATGGCTGCTAGGTTCAAGGCTTTCACAGTGGGttctgaaataaaattaaaagagcTGCATTCTTGAAAAACATGCGTTAATGCATGTGAATTAAAAGTTGTCCCTgctagcctatgcagtctgcacaggctaatcaggaaatacaattctgccttgactggattttcatttagaagagacttccttcaaataaAACTCCATAAAAGCAGACAGTGATGTGCCTGACTAGCCTTAGCATGAAGTGTTACACAGACaacatttattattcaatttcaacaaataaatatctttactgaatgttaatacaaatatttaaagaaacTTTCAGTCAGATTTTatcttttataattattaattccattatattacatatacatagaggatatttgttggattccaaattttctttttatgttatgcttttttcaccgtttatttacattgtaaaagagtttaactggataatgtcgctggatttatgacgtcatttcgtcgaaaaaatgacgtcatttcactgtaaaacagtgaaaaatattgttatttttcattattacctgatgtcttatgtcaatgataattaattattttttgctatttcctcgtcgaaaaagaaatttgcaatgttttaaattgtaacagGTGAATATCGAAcagttgaccggtcaacagtttgaattattacctgatttcttatataaatgataattaattattttttgctatttcctcgtcgaaaaagaaatttgcaatgttttaaactgttaccggtgaatatcgaactgttgaccggtcaacagtttgaactgttgcccgctggaataatgacgtcatttcgtcgaaaaattgacgtcattttacagttaaacagtcaaaattatttattgtatcgattactgttgtgtgtaaataaaaatttagtttgctgttatttctatgttggaaatttgatcaggtaataaaacacttatttcatggatgcttggtgaacagtcaaaactgttgtccctcggtatcagggctgacatttggaactgttgccctcggcctatcggcctcgggcaacagtaccaaagtcatccctgataccttgggaaacagttttgactgttcaccgcgcatccatgaaataagtgtatactgttgcccgctgaaataatgacgtcatttcttcgaaaaaatgacgtcattttacagttaaacagtcaaaattatttattttatcgattactgttgtgtgtaaataaaaagttagtttgctgttatttctatgttggaaatttgatcaggtaataaaacacttatttcatggatgcttggtgaacagtcaaaactgttgtccctctgtatcagggctgacattgggaactgttgcccgaggccgataccaaagtcatcccttataccttgggaaacagttttgactgttcaccgcgcatccatgaaataagtgtatact
This is a stretch of genomic DNA from Dreissena polymorpha isolate Duluth1 chromosome 7, UMN_Dpol_1.0, whole genome shotgun sequence. It encodes these proteins:
- the LOC127837849 gene encoding uncharacterized protein C1orf131 homolog isoform X2; the encoded protein is MEDDQALDPSTMEHILKRLEAYGDSLVGGSSNTKKRKLDKRAKSSVLDTLKSNSSQTLVSSANSTHESISKKKRRKKKKTKEMKKIEKPDVEMCEDDTDIDMDDFDDVDNDDDDDEEENVKELPEKKVSKSVRLKNQARQMAEELGLVSFKKELHRKTVEEEKQNATIAGPEVVVFQSHKRKERKEREAKKEDVVRPRTKFTLESDEFDMKQARFEVRKYGIAGFQGDQKEEAMTALLIKLGAKPPKNKYVNYKEYQEKRKQQILDEKQKREIDRKLGFKVKKSGPEKRRRDKNDIGHLDGQVGRWKNGVQVVKKDDLKGFNKSKVKY